Proteins encoded within one genomic window of uncultured Sphingopyxis sp.:
- the rpsS gene encoding 30S ribosomal protein S19 has product MARSVWKGPFVDLHLLKKAETAQDGGSTAPIKTWSRRSTILPQFVGLTFNVYNGRKFVPVSVNEDMVGMKLGEFAPTRFFPGHAADKKGKR; this is encoded by the coding sequence ATGGCTCGCTCGGTCTGGAAGGGTCCGTTCGTGGACCTCCATCTCCTCAAGAAAGCCGAAACGGCCCAGGACGGCGGCAGCACTGCCCCGATCAAGACCTGGTCGCGCCGGTCCACCATCCTGCCGCAGTTCGTCGGGCTGACCTTCAACGTCTACAACGGCCGCAAGTTCGTGCCGGTGTCGGTCAATGAAGACATGGTCGGCATGAAGCTGGGTGAATTCGCGCCGACGCGCTTCTTCCCCGGCCACGCGGCTGACAAGAAGGGCAAACGCTAA
- the rplV gene encoding 50S ribosomal protein L22 — translation MGKEKSPRRVADNEALSVGTQIRGSAQKLNLVAALIRGRKVEDAMNVLAFSKKAMAVDVRKVLASAVANAENNHNLDVDALVVKEASVGKSLSMKRWHARGRGKSTRIVKPFSRIRIVVREQEEEA, via the coding sequence ATGGGCAAGGAAAAGTCCCCCCGCCGCGTTGCGGACAATGAGGCGCTCTCGGTCGGCACGCAGATTCGCGGCTCGGCGCAGAAGCTGAACCTCGTTGCCGCGCTGATCCGCGGCCGCAAGGTCGAAGACGCGATGAACGTTCTCGCTTTCTCGAAGAAGGCGATGGCCGTCGATGTGCGCAAGGTTCTCGCCAGCGCCGTCGCCAACGCGGAAAACAACCACAACCTCGACGTCGACGCGCTCGTCGTCAAGGAAGCGAGCGTCGGCAAGTCGCTCTCGATGAAGCGCTGGCACGCGCGTGGCCGCGGCAAGTCGACCCGGATCGTCAAGCCGTTCAGCCGCATCCGCATCGTCGTGCGCGAACAGGAAGAAGAGGCGTAA
- the rpsC gene encoding 30S ribosomal protein S3: protein MGQKSNPIGLRLQVNRTWDSRWFAEGQDYGRMLVEDLKIRKYVFKTLPQAAISKVVIERPAKLCRVSIYAARPGVIIGKKGADIEKLRKKLGEMTGSDVSLNIVEIRKPEVDAKLVGQGIADQLERRVAFRRAMKRAVQSAMRLGAEGIRINCAGRLGGAEIARTEWYREGRVPLHTLRANVDYAEAEAHTAYGVCGIKVWIFKGEILGHDPMATDRLMLDAQTTGVRPAREDRR from the coding sequence ATGGGCCAGAAGAGCAATCCGATCGGCCTGCGCCTGCAGGTCAACCGCACCTGGGACAGCCGCTGGTTCGCCGAGGGCCAGGACTATGGCCGCATGCTTGTCGAGGATCTCAAGATCCGCAAATATGTGTTCAAGACCCTGCCGCAGGCAGCGATCTCGAAGGTCGTGATCGAACGTCCGGCGAAGCTGTGCCGCGTGTCGATCTATGCCGCCCGTCCGGGCGTCATCATCGGCAAGAAGGGCGCGGACATCGAAAAGCTGCGCAAGAAGCTGGGTGAGATGACGGGCAGCGACGTGTCGCTGAACATCGTCGAGATCCGCAAGCCCGAAGTCGACGCCAAGCTCGTCGGCCAGGGCATTGCCGACCAGCTCGAACGCCGCGTCGCGTTCCGCCGCGCCATGAAGCGCGCCGTTCAGTCGGCGATGCGTCTCGGCGCCGAGGGCATCCGCATCAACTGCGCCGGCCGTCTGGGCGGCGCGGAAATCGCGCGCACCGAATGGTATCGCGAAGGCCGGGTGCCGCTGCACACGCTGCGCGCCAATGTCGACTATGCCGAGGCCGAAGCGCACACCGCTTACGGTGTCTGCGGCATCAAGGTCTGGATTTTCAAGGGCGAGATCCTTGGTCACGACCCGATGGCGACCGACCGTCTGATGCTCGATGCGCAGACGACCGGTGTCCGTCCGGCCCGTGAAGATCGCCGCTAA
- the rplP gene encoding 50S ribosomal protein L16, whose translation MLQPKKTKFRKAFKGRIHGNAKGGTSLNFGSYGLKAMEPERITARQIEAARRAISRAIKRQGRLWIRIFPDVPVSSKPAEVRMGKGKGSPEFWAARVKPGRILFELDGVPGPVAALAFERAAMKLPIKTKVIARLGDTSHLEG comes from the coding sequence ATGCTGCAACCGAAAAAAACCAAGTTCCGCAAGGCCTTCAAGGGCCGCATCCATGGCAATGCCAAGGGCGGTACCAGCCTGAACTTCGGCTCCTACGGGCTGAAGGCGATGGAACCCGAGCGCATCACCGCGCGCCAGATCGAAGCGGCCCGCCGCGCGATCAGCCGTGCGATCAAGCGTCAGGGCCGTTTGTGGATCCGCATCTTCCCCGACGTCCCCGTGTCGTCGAAGCCTGCCGAAGTCCGTATGGGTAAGGGCAAGGGTTCGCCGGAATTCTGGGCCGCGCGGGTGAAGCCGGGCCGCATCCTGTTCGAACTCGACGGCGTTCCGGGCCCCGTGGCCGCGCTGGCGTTCGAACGCGCCGCGATGAAGCTGCCGATCAAGACGAAGGTGATCGCCCGCCTCGGCGACACCTCGCACCTGGAGGGCTAA
- the rpmC gene encoding 50S ribosomal protein L29, which yields MAKTEDFKAKTDDQLAEQLGELKREAFNLRFQAATGQLEKASRVKEVRRSIARIKTQQTERARSAAK from the coding sequence ATGGCTAAGACCGAAGATTTCAAGGCCAAGACCGACGACCAGCTCGCCGAACAGCTTGGCGAACTGAAGCGCGAGGCGTTCAACCTCCGCTTCCAGGCGGCCACCGGCCAGCTTGAAAAGGCCTCGCGCGTCAAGGAAGTGCGGCGCTCGATCGCCCGCATCAAGACGCAGCAGACCGAGCGCGCGCGCTCGGCCGCGAAGTAA
- the rpsQ gene encoding 30S ribosomal protein S17 → MPKRILTGTVVSDKGDKTVVVKVERKVKHPLYGKIIRRSKKYHAHDEDNAVKAGETVRIEETKPISKLKTWKVLDKVDTHSKPKVAEA, encoded by the coding sequence ATGCCGAAGCGCATTCTGACCGGCACGGTGGTGTCCGACAAGGGCGACAAGACCGTCGTGGTGAAGGTCGAACGGAAGGTGAAGCACCCTCTGTACGGCAAGATCATCCGCCGCTCGAAAAAATATCACGCCCACGATGAGGACAATGCCGTCAAGGCTGGCGAAACCGTCCGCATCGAGGAAACGAAGCCGATTTCGAAGCTGAAGACCTGGAAGGTGCTCGACAAGGTCGACACCCACAGCAAGCCGAAGGTCGCCGAAGCGTAA
- the rplN gene encoding 50S ribosomal protein L14, translating into MIQMQSQLEVADNSGAKRVQCIKVLGGSKRRTAGVGDVIVVSIKEAQPRGKVKKGDVHRAVIVRTAKDVRRADGSVIRFDSNAAVLVNKNEEPIGTRIFGPVVRELRGRGYMKIISLAPEVL; encoded by the coding sequence ATGATTCAGATGCAGTCACAATTGGAAGTCGCCGACAACAGCGGCGCGAAGCGCGTCCAGTGCATCAAGGTGCTCGGCGGCTCGAAGCGTCGCACCGCCGGCGTCGGCGACGTGATCGTCGTGTCGATCAAGGAAGCCCAGCCGCGCGGCAAGGTGAAGAAGGGCGACGTGCATCGCGCCGTCATCGTCCGCACCGCGAAGGACGTGCGCCGCGCCGATGGCTCGGTGATCCGTTTCGACAGCAACGCCGCCGTGCTCGTCAACAAGAACGAAGAGCCGATCGGCACCCGTATCTTCGGCCCCGTCGTCCGCGAACTGCGCGGCCGCGGCTATATGAAGATCATCAGCCTGGCGCCGGAGGTGCTCTGA
- the rplX gene encoding 50S ribosomal protein L24 — protein sequence MANKIKKGDTVVILSGKDKGKTGEVTQSLPKDGKVVVAGVNVITRHRKPSQTNPQGGLERKEAPLFASKVALADPKTGKPTRVRFETKDGKKVRVAVKSGETING from the coding sequence ATGGCGAACAAGATCAAGAAGGGCGACACGGTCGTCATCCTGTCCGGCAAGGACAAGGGCAAGACCGGCGAAGTGACGCAGAGCCTGCCGAAGGACGGCAAGGTCGTCGTCGCGGGCGTCAATGTCATCACGCGCCACCGCAAGCCGAGCCAGACCAACCCGCAGGGCGGCCTGGAACGCAAGGAAGCGCCGCTGTTCGCAAGCAAGGTCGCGCTCGCCGATCCCAAGACCGGCAAGCCGACGCGCGTTCGTTTTGAAACCAAGGACGGCAAGAAGGTCCGCGTGGCCGTGAAGTCCGGGGAGACGATCAATGGCTGA
- the rplE gene encoding 50S ribosomal protein L5, translated as MADNYTPRMRKRYDDVIVKAMTEKFGYKNAMEVPKIEKITLNMGVGEATQDKKKVEAAAAEMELIAGQKPVVTKAKKSIAQFKLREGMPIGCKVTLRRERMYEFLDRLITIAMPRIRDFRGVSATSFDGRGNYAMGLKEQIIFPEINYDRIDQVRGMDVIVTTTARTDEEARELLKLFGFPFPIEAQEKEAA; from the coding sequence ATGGCTGACAATTACACCCCGCGCATGCGCAAGCGCTACGACGATGTGATCGTCAAGGCGATGACCGAGAAATTCGGTTACAAGAATGCGATGGAAGTGCCGAAGATCGAGAAGATCACGCTCAACATGGGCGTCGGCGAAGCCACGCAGGACAAGAAGAAGGTCGAAGCGGCCGCTGCCGAGATGGAACTGATCGCCGGTCAGAAGCCCGTCGTGACCAAGGCGAAGAAGTCGATCGCCCAGTTCAAGCTGCGCGAAGGCATGCCGATCGGTTGCAAGGTCACCCTGCGCCGCGAACGCATGTATGAATTCCTCGATCGCCTGATCACGATCGCGATGCCGCGCATCCGCGACTTTCGCGGCGTGTCGGCGACCAGCTTCGACGGCCGTGGCAACTATGCCATGGGCCTGAAAGAGCAGATCATCTTCCCCGAGATCAACTATGACCGCATCGACCAGGTGCGCGGCATGGACGTGATCGTCACCACCACCGCCCGTACGGACGAAGAAGCCCGCGAACTGCTCAAGCTGTTCGGCTTCCCCTTCCCGATCGAAGCGCAGGAAAAGGAAGCCGCCTGA
- the rpsN gene encoding 30S ribosomal protein S14: MAKLSSVNKNERRKQLVKKYAGRYAKLKAIAADTSLDDGERLIARLKMAEIPRNGNPTRIRNRCELTGRPRAYYRKFRLCRIQLRDLANKGLIPGVVKSSW, translated from the coding sequence ATGGCGAAACTGAGTTCGGTGAACAAGAACGAGCGTCGCAAGCAGCTGGTGAAGAAATATGCCGGCCGTTACGCGAAGCTGAAGGCGATTGCGGCGGACACGTCGCTCGACGATGGCGAGCGTCTGATCGCGCGCCTCAAGATGGCGGAAATCCCGCGCAATGGTAACCCGACCCGCATCCGCAACCGGTGCGAGCTGACGGGCCGCCCGCGCGCCTATTATCGCAAATTCCGGCTGTGCCGTATCCAGCTCCGCGATCTGGCTAACAAGGGCCTGATCCCCGGTGTTGTGAAGTCGAGCTGGTAA
- the rpsH gene encoding 30S ribosomal protein S8, producing MAMTDPLGDMLTRIRNGQQAKKDSVLTPASTLRVRVLDVLQREGYIRGYSEEALGAKGQHKGIRIELKYFEGQPAIRHVARVSKPGRRIYSGSKELPIVRNGLGITIVSTPRGVLSDAEAREHNVGGEVLAEVF from the coding sequence ATGGCAATGACCGATCCCCTGGGTGATATGCTCACCCGCATCCGCAACGGCCAGCAGGCGAAGAAGGACAGCGTCCTGACTCCCGCCTCGACCCTGCGCGTCCGCGTTCTCGATGTTCTCCAGCGCGAAGGCTATATCCGCGGCTACAGCGAAGAAGCGCTGGGCGCGAAGGGCCAGCACAAGGGCATCCGCATCGAGCTCAAATATTTCGAAGGCCAGCCGGCGATCCGCCACGTGGCCCGCGTCTCGAAGCCGGGCCGCCGCATCTATTCGGGTTCGAAAGAACTGCCGATCGTGCGCAACGGCCTCGGCATCACCATCGTGTCGACCCCGCGCGGCGTTCTCTCGGACGCCGAAGCCCGCGAGCATAATGTCGGCGGCGAAGTGCTGGCGGAGGTGTTCTGA
- the rplF gene encoding 50S ribosomal protein L6 has translation MSRIGKKAVTIPGGVTAAIDGGELSVKGPKGTLAMPLSDLINYEVGEGSISVQPANDTREARAFWGMQRTLVQNLITGVTEGFTKVLEITGVGYRANAQGKNLKLQLGYSHDVDFAVPEGIEIKTPDNTTIEISGIDKQKVGQVAAEIRRWRKPEPYKGKGIKYRGEYIFRKEGKKK, from the coding sequence ATGTCGCGCATCGGTAAAAAGGCAGTCACGATCCCCGGCGGTGTCACCGCCGCGATCGACGGCGGCGAGCTGTCGGTGAAGGGTCCGAAGGGCACGCTGGCGATGCCGCTGTCCGACCTCATCAACTATGAAGTCGGCGAAGGCAGCATCTCGGTTCAGCCCGCGAACGACACGCGTGAAGCGCGCGCTTTCTGGGGCATGCAGCGCACGCTGGTCCAGAACCTGATCACGGGCGTGACCGAGGGCTTCACCAAGGTGCTCGAAATCACCGGTGTCGGCTATCGCGCCAACGCACAGGGCAAGAATCTGAAGCTGCAGCTCGGCTACAGCCACGATGTCGATTTCGCGGTGCCCGAAGGCATCGAGATTAAGACGCCGGACAATACGACGATCGAGATCAGCGGCATCGACAAGCAGAAGGTCGGCCAGGTCGCGGCGGAAATCCGCCGTTGGCGCAAGCCCGAACCCTATAAGGGCAAGGGCATCAAATATCGCGGCGAGTACATCTTCCGCAAAGAAGGCAAGAAGAAGTAA
- the rplR gene encoding 50S ribosomal protein L18, whose product MAHLTPFQKRRQRVRTALRQRAAGRARLSVHRSGRHIYAQLIDDAAGQTLASASTLDKDVRGKTGATTAAAADVGKRLAAAAKKAGVTQVVFDRGGFLFHGRIKALADAAREGGLEF is encoded by the coding sequence ATGGCACATCTTACCCCTTTCCAAAAACGCCGTCAGCGCGTTCGTACCGCCCTCCGCCAGCGCGCCGCTGGCCGTGCCCGCCTGTCGGTGCATCGTTCGGGCCGTCACATCTACGCACAGCTCATCGATGACGCTGCCGGGCAGACGCTCGCTTCGGCCTCGACGCTCGACAAGGATGTTCGCGGCAAGACCGGCGCGACCACGGCGGCCGCTGCCGACGTTGGCAAGCGCCTCGCCGCCGCCGCCAAGAAGGCGGGCGTGACGCAGGTCGTGTTCGACCGTGGCGGCTTCCTGTTCCACGGGCGCATCAAGGCGCTGGCCGACGCGGCTCGCGAAGGCGGATTGGAGTTCTAA